Proteins from one bacterium genomic window:
- the carA gene encoding glutamine-hydrolyzing carbamoyl-phosphate synthase small subunit translates to MKAVLVLEDGKIFEGKSLGSVEEKTGEVVFNTSMTGYQEILTDPSYRGQIVAMTYPHIGNYGLNETDVESGKPWVEGFVAKEFSRVFSNFRGCETIEEYLAKNKIAGIDGVDTRALTKHIRIKGAMKGGIFTEGLHDVKELIKKVKRSPDLIGRDLVREVTCKESYFWNDDKTRESCPPGRMPRQGIPGKYRVICYDFGIKYNQLRYLKESGCVLKIVPAQMSADDLLKENPDGIFLSNGPGDPEAVGYAVENIKKLAGKIPIFGICLGHQLICLALGAKTYKLKFGHHGANQPVKNLLTGKIEITVQNHGFAVDENSLDKNKVMLTHVNLNDNTVEGIQHKYLPVFSVQYHPEAGPGPHDSVYLFRRFVDLIKKRSLGVEENS, encoded by the coding sequence TTGAAAGCAGTTTTGGTTCTTGAAGACGGGAAAATCTTTGAAGGAAAATCTTTAGGTTCTGTTGAAGAAAAAACGGGAGAAGTAGTTTTTAACACAAGCATGACAGGGTATCAGGAAATTCTGACAGATCCGTCATACAGGGGCCAGATTGTCGCGATGACATATCCGCATATTGGAAATTATGGCTTAAATGAGACGGATGTTGAATCCGGAAAACCTTGGGTTGAAGGGTTTGTCGCGAAGGAGTTCAGCCGGGTATTTAGTAATTTCAGGGGGTGCGAAACAATAGAAGAATATCTTGCAAAAAACAAAATTGCCGGAATTGATGGGGTTGACACAAGGGCCCTTACAAAACACATAAGGATAAAAGGCGCGATGAAAGGCGGGATTTTTACTGAAGGCCTGCATGATGTAAAGGAACTTATAAAAAAGGTAAAAAGGTCGCCCGATCTTATTGGCAGGGATTTAGTAAGGGAAGTCACATGTAAAGAATCGTATTTTTGGAATGATGATAAAACAAGGGAAAGTTGTCCGCCTGGGCGGATGCCCCGGCAGGGGATTCCGGGTAAATATAGAGTTATATGTTATGATTTCGGTATCAAATATAACCAACTGCGTTATTTAAAGGAATCAGGTTGTGTTTTGAAAATAGTGCCCGCCCAGATGAGCGCGGATGATTTATTAAAAGAAAATCCCGACGGGATATTTTTATCTAACGGGCCGGGAGACCCTGAAGCTGTCGGATACGCTGTTGAAAATATCAAAAAACTGGCGGGTAAGATCCCAATTTTTGGGATTTGTTTAGGCCATCAGTTGATTTGCCTCGCCCTGGGCGCCAAAACGTATAAATTAAAATTCGGACATCACGGCGCTAACCAGCCTGTTAAGAACCTGCTTACGGGAAAAATCGAAATTACCGTTCAAAATCACGGGTTTGCGGTTGATGAAAATTCACTGGATAAGAACAAGGTCATGCTGACACATGTGAATTTAAATGATAACACGGTGGAGGGTATCCAGCATAAATATCTGCCTGTTTTTTCTGTCCAGTATCACCCTGAGGCAGGGCCGGGGCCGCATGATTCGGTATATTTATTTAGAAGGTTTGTGGATTTAATTAAAAAAAGAAGTTTAGGAGTTGAAGAGAACTCTTAA